The Spirosoma radiotolerans genome has a window encoding:
- a CDS encoding M61 family metallopeptidase, producing MKPLRLLLLASAILIAQHSFAKPTTPLVYEVNLNDRANDQFKVTLHVAGLTADNAIYQFASTAPGTYQIMDIGRYVRSFKAFDGKGRELKTKQIATNQWQFDQPQNVRTVQYSILETWDTPVNEHKPYNMCGTSIEKDHVLINGQGVFGFPGGMQASPIEVKLDYPVEWSVGTALEKNAKGYFTAANYDRLVDSPILLGRLTKATTTVAGAQIDVYTYSKTDKIKSDQLLTNMQSMLTAAGQFLKQLPVKRYTFLYHFEDQDWGAWEHSYSSEYVIREDEFSKKLADNMTSIAAHEFFHVVTPLNIHSEIIQQFNFVTPTPSEHLWLYEGVTEWASDAMQLRGQIMDLPTYLDELSQKIAYDKSLDTTYSLSKLGLTCYTDEGQRQYGNIYARGALVAGLLDIRLLELSNGKRGLREVINELATTYGPNQAFPEKEFFTIFTQKTYPEIADFFNRYIKATEPLPFSEYYGKLGITYTPSVPTGQKAPSMGMSAGLVDNKIVLTTLGDSLRKAGLQEKDEWIAYNGQPVSLETMPAIQNELKKQAVGDVYSLTVRRNGQEITVKSTVVEKETVKKYVFQVDPQATPAQVQLREIWQRNL from the coding sequence ATGAAGCCCTTACGCCTTCTGTTACTGGCCTCGGCCATCCTCATTGCTCAACATAGTTTTGCGAAGCCAACCACGCCACTGGTTTATGAAGTGAACCTTAACGACCGGGCCAACGACCAATTCAAGGTAACCCTGCACGTGGCTGGGCTGACGGCAGACAATGCCATTTATCAATTTGCCTCTACGGCTCCCGGCACCTACCAGATTATGGATATTGGGCGTTATGTTCGGTCGTTCAAAGCATTTGATGGGAAAGGGCGCGAGCTGAAAACGAAACAAATCGCCACCAACCAGTGGCAGTTTGATCAGCCCCAAAACGTGCGTACCGTTCAGTATAGCATTCTCGAAACCTGGGATACGCCTGTGAATGAACACAAACCGTACAACATGTGCGGGACATCCATCGAAAAAGACCATGTTCTTATCAACGGACAGGGCGTATTTGGATTTCCGGGCGGTATGCAGGCGTCTCCCATTGAGGTGAAACTTGATTATCCCGTTGAATGGTCGGTTGGCACGGCTTTAGAGAAAAATGCGAAAGGCTATTTCACTGCTGCCAATTATGACCGCCTGGTGGATTCGCCCATTTTACTGGGCCGCCTGACCAAAGCCACCACGACCGTTGCCGGGGCGCAGATCGACGTGTATACGTATTCGAAAACGGATAAAATTAAGTCTGATCAATTGTTGACCAATATGCAGTCGATGCTTACGGCGGCAGGTCAGTTTTTGAAGCAGTTGCCTGTGAAACGCTATACATTTCTGTATCACTTTGAGGACCAGGATTGGGGTGCCTGGGAGCATTCGTACAGCTCGGAATATGTGATTCGGGAAGACGAATTTTCGAAAAAGCTGGCCGATAACATGACATCGATTGCTGCGCATGAGTTTTTTCACGTGGTAACTCCGCTGAACATCCACAGCGAAATAATTCAGCAGTTCAACTTCGTTACGCCCACACCCTCCGAGCACTTGTGGTTGTACGAAGGGGTAACGGAATGGGCTAGTGATGCCATGCAGTTGCGCGGTCAGATTATGGACTTGCCAACTTATCTCGATGAACTGAGCCAGAAAATTGCGTACGACAAAAGTTTGGATACAACATACAGCCTGAGCAAGCTAGGGTTGACCTGCTACACCGACGAAGGCCAGCGGCAATATGGCAACATTTATGCCCGTGGTGCGCTGGTGGCCGGGCTGCTGGACATCCGCCTGCTTGAGTTGTCGAACGGGAAGCGGGGACTGCGGGAGGTTATCAATGAACTGGCAACGACCTACGGGCCCAACCAGGCATTCCCGGAAAAAGAATTCTTTACCATTTTTACCCAAAAAACGTACCCGGAAATCGCCGACTTCTTCAATCGGTATATCAAAGCCACTGAGCCGCTGCCCTTTAGCGAGTATTATGGCAAACTGGGGATCACCTATACGCCTTCTGTTCCAACCGGGCAAAAAGCGCCTTCTATGGGAATGAGTGCGGGTTTAGTTGACAATAAGATCGTCCTGACAACCCTGGGCGACTCGTTGCGGAAAGCTGGCTTGCAGGAAAAAGACGAATGGATTGCCTATAATGGACAACCCGTTTCGCTGGAAACGATGCCTGCCATTCAGAATGAACTCAAGAAACAGGCTGTAGGGGATGTTTACTCACTGACCGTTAGGCGAAACGGCCAGGAGATAACGGTAAAAAGTACAGTAGTCGAAAAAGAGACGGTTAAGAAATACGTTTTTCAGGTCGATCCGCAGGCAACACCCGCGCAGGTACAACTGCGGGAAATCTGGCAACGGAATTTATAA
- a CDS encoding sugar phosphate isomerase/epimerase family protein produces the protein MTQTKNDPSRRRFLKTSVAALAGTVGVNPLAEALTFATNKASFMPPLGVCAAYEKAAMLKELGYSFIEESVGRFLLPDGGEEAYARNVQQLKTTGMPIRSYIYFFPGSLKSVGPTLHHEAILQRADLALKRAKECGSKNIVFGSGGSRAIPDGFDRDKAKAQHIELCQKMAPLAEKHGVTLAVEPLNRSETNFINSLAEGVEIIQAVNNPWFKLQCDIYHMLKDDEKPEEIIKYKEYIVHCHLAEKQKRTAPGIAGDDFKPYFRALKKIKYTGGLSLECNWTDFDKEVKQGIEVVKQQFSEL, from the coding sequence ATGACACAAACCAAAAACGACCCGTCGAGGAGACGCTTTCTGAAAACATCGGTCGCTGCTCTGGCGGGTACGGTTGGGGTTAACCCGCTCGCCGAAGCCTTAACGTTCGCTACCAACAAAGCCTCATTTATGCCTCCTTTAGGCGTATGTGCAGCCTACGAGAAAGCAGCTATGCTGAAAGAGCTGGGATATTCATTCATTGAAGAAAGCGTTGGTCGCTTTTTGCTACCCGATGGGGGCGAAGAGGCTTATGCCCGAAACGTACAGCAACTGAAAACGACGGGCATGCCCATCCGGTCGTATATCTATTTCTTCCCCGGCAGCTTGAAGTCGGTCGGGCCGACGCTACACCACGAGGCTATTTTGCAGCGCGCCGACCTGGCTCTGAAGCGCGCGAAGGAATGTGGTTCAAAAAACATTGTGTTCGGTAGTGGTGGTTCAAGAGCCATACCCGATGGTTTCGACCGCGATAAAGCCAAAGCCCAGCACATTGAGCTTTGTCAGAAAATGGCTCCTCTGGCCGAAAAACATGGGGTTACGCTGGCCGTTGAACCGCTTAACCGAAGCGAAACCAATTTCATTAACAGTCTGGCCGAGGGCGTAGAGATTATTCAGGCGGTTAATAATCCGTGGTTCAAGTTGCAGTGCGATATTTATCACATGCTGAAGGACGACGAAAAGCCGGAAGAAATCATTAAGTATAAAGAATACATTGTGCATTGCCATTTAGCCGAGAAACAAAAACGGACGGCACCGGGCATAGCGGGTGATGATTTCAAGCCATATTTCAGAGCCCTGAAAAAAATCAAGTACACCGGTGGCCTGTCACTGGAATGCAACTGGACTGATTTCGACAAGGAAGTAAAGCAGGGCATTGAGGTGGTCAAACAACAGTTCAGCGAACTTTGA